Within the Gossypium raimondii isolate GPD5lz chromosome 12, ASM2569854v1, whole genome shotgun sequence genome, the region TTAATTTTACGTTTGGATCGAATCGAAATTGTATTAGAGATTATTTTGCCAACTAATTGAGTCTATTCATGAAATAGGCTTTGGTAGAGAAATTTGACTTTAAGACTCATCAaagcagaaaaataaaagaaaatagaaaatacatCAAATCTGACAACTGGCAATGAAGGCTGAGGGAGTCTGAGTCCACCTTTAATAGAGCGGTAATTACGGGCTCCACTTCTCTTCTTTCCTCAACTTGTGTTTTGTCCTCTTCTTCAAAAAGCCCTCCAATTCTACAAGTGATGGATAATtgcaaacaattaaattaattggccCGTAATTCCAATAtcccttcaagggtattttaggaatcCAGAACTTTCTTCTTGATTTCCTCCGTGTCATCCTCATCTGCCCCATCCTCACCGTCCATTCCCAATCTCCTAAATAAAACCCTCCCTcgtataaattttcaaattccctCTCTCGCCCACCATTTTCTTTCTCGAGATTTTTGAAACCCCGTTTCTAAAATTCCCATCTTCCCCTTATTCTTCTTCTCGGAATTTGACATGGACGGTGTGACGGTGGCGTCGACGCCTTCGCCGTCGTACTCTACGGCGGCCTATGTGAGCTGGGACGAGGTGAATGTTTCAAGCGATAAAGGAAGGAGAGTGGTTCACTATTATTTGAAGAGAAGGGACGGCGTTTCAGATCTGGCTGTGATTGGTAAAGAAAAGAGCTTGAGGCACATGTCTTATCATTTCGCTATTAAGAGCcgttctcttttcttctcttcgACTTCTTTTTACAAGCTCAAGTCTCGCCGGGAGGTCGTCAATTGGCTTAATTCTGTCGTTTCCGGTAATTACTGCTTATAATATTATGtttctcttcctcttctttGTTTATTGAATCTTGAGGTTTTTGAGATTTAGGGCTTTGTTAGGGATTGCGCTGGGCTCAATATTATTAGGGTTTTTGTTAGATCTGAGCGTTTCTGGTGAATATTGATGAGATTTGATTCCACTAGGgcttttttctctctctctgtTTATGTCTCTCTCAAACAAGCAGTTTTTCACTACTCGATTTTGATCTCCTTTCTCctttactttttctattttttaaattttatctagtTTACAATTTTGCAATACAGGTTGATTATACCAAGCCTTTTTTTGCCTTTTTCCATAgcaataattatatatatattttcaaaattggctGGATTTTTTTGCCTGATGCAATGGATTGGCTTGGGTTTTTTCTCTCTCTATCTCTCTCCCAAACAACCAGTTTTTTGTTACTCGATTTTTATCTCCTTgacttttctaattttttgaagtttataTGATTTGTAATTTTGCAATACAGgccaaacctttttttttttgcctttttcagagttttatatatatatatatatattcaaatttggcTTGATTGGTTTTGCCTGATGCAATGGATTTGCCGGCTTGGGTTTTTAGTTGAGTTTCTTTTGtctatatatattgtaaatattCTCTTTTGAAATTATCCCTTTACCTTGATTGattgtctttatttttaaacctaaaacctTCTTTCTTCTGGCTCTAAAGTAACCTGGGGCTTTCTTCTCCGCTCCCTTTTTTGGCTGAGGTTTTTATTTCTGTGATTGGCATGGTTCCGTTTGGTTCCACTCACCATTGTAAATATTAACTGTCTATAATCTGGGCTGCAGGATTGcttattcaatttttaagaGCCGATTGAGAGCGTCACGATTCTTACGCCCTCAAATATCTAGGTCAACATCTTTCATGACCGAACATTTTTGCTTTCAATGAACAAGTTTCATACCACAGAAATCATCTGTTAATTCTTTTGAATGTGAAAAGAATCAATATAAGCTCTTGTTATTGTTTGCATCCGATTTTGATTTTCCCTTTCTCAAGTATAGTTGTTGTCATTATGTCTGTGGTATTGTTTTAGTCTTTGAGGCATCTTAACGGAATAGAGTATTTATGTATTTGTCTTACTAATTGCTGTTTAAAATGCACAGATTCTTCTTCTCGTGAGTCTCACTGTTCAGTAGATGGCATTTGGAATGGAAAGGAGGTGAAAAGTATGGATTTTGGAGCCGTCAAGGTATGAATTGTATTTTGAGTATTTCTATTGCTTTTTTGTCTGTCAATTTTTCACgtaatgatatttgaaaattttcattctaCAGGATCTTCAATCACAAAAGCTTGTCCAAAAAGAATTTTTATGGTTAGGTTCTTCATGGACGTgcaagagaaaaaagaaacactATGAGTCTTTCCGCAGGAATGGTGTAATAATTTCGGTAAGTATAATGGTCTATATCAACCCTTTCTTCCATTTGTGCTTTGTCATTTAAGGTTTACTGCATTTTACAGTTTGATTATATAGCTCATTCTTTTGTCCTTTTGTATCATATTCCCTTAAAATCTTCTCAGGTTCACGACTTCGTTTATGTCTTAGCTGAGGAGAATAAACGACTTGTTGCCTATTTGGAAGATTTGTATGAGGACTCTAGGGGCAACAAGATGGTTGTGGTACGATGGTTTCACAAAATTGATGAGGTTGATATTGACTTGCGTCACAATTATAATTGCagagaaattttcttttctcattgtCTTCAAGATCTCAGTATTGAATGCATAGATGGATTGGCTACTGTCCTTAGTCCTGTgcatttcaagaaatttttgaaTGAGGCAACACACACTCGGCTGGAGCCATTTGTATGCTGCAAGCAATTTGAAAATGATGTTAAGCCTTTTGATGTGACTCAAGTTAAGGGTTACTGGAAACAAGATATACTTAGATATATGTATTGTCTTTCTCCTTCTAATGATTGTGTGACTCGTCAGCAACGTGCTGACGACCTGAAAACTGTTTGGGATGTTGATGACGATGTTGGGATTAGGCCTAGAAAGAGATATTGTCGATCAAAAGATGATGATATGCACATGCATTTCAATGGCAGTAGAGAGTCAATGGATACATCATTTGCAGATGTGCAAGACTTTCACAAAAGCAAAAATG harbors:
- the LOC105764542 gene encoding uncharacterized protein LOC105764542 isoform X1, which produces MDGVTVASTPSPSYSTAAYVSWDEVNVSSDKGRRVVHYYLKRRDGVSDLAVIGKEKSLRHMSYHFAIKSRSLFFSSTSFYKLKSRREVVNWLNSVVSDSSSRESHCSVDGIWNGKEVKSMDFGAVKDLQSQKLVQKEFLWLGSSWTCKRKKKHYESFRRNGVIISVHDFVYVLAEENKRLVAYLEDLYEDSRGNKMVVVRWFHKIDEVDIDLRHNYNCREIFFSHCLQDLSIECIDGLATVLSPVHFKKFLNEATHTRLEPFVCCKQFENDVKPFDVTQVKGYWKQDILRYMYCLSPSNDCVTRQQRADDLKTVWDVDDDVGIRPRKRYCRSKDDDMHMHFNGSRESMDTSFADVQDFHKSKNGNVSFNFSGRNFAFLSTGEAKQYSSHHLMVGSEVEVLTQDSGMRGCWFRARIIKKHKNKVKLQYQDIQDAADEANKLEEWILVTKVATSDEVGIRVSGRTAIRPSSQFTEGSTSCVGVGSVVDVWWHDGWWEGLVVQELEDKFRVHFPGEKRESVFGIGDIRQSQEWLGNRWINMKERHDLVSTILWAGKQDASKSYNFNTDKNTICESGQCGKEATECKGSAVEPGNERAQDASVVPDLSKDDRLSLLKWKSSRKRKRVTSTCVRKLNCSRNLIKSTAQSVACERFLIPASLKVDNENCKNIGDPLFSSSVVPPLTSLVMTR